Proteins encoded by one window of Anopheles maculipalpis chromosome 2RL, idAnoMacuDA_375_x, whole genome shotgun sequence:
- the LOC126559809 gene encoding cytochrome P450 4C1-like, protein MIVLVFIGVFAIVYYFNFRRSRKRLYELAERIPGPFDYPLIGSILLTIGKDPLELVTHLMELMHHLPSPMRAWLGPFLLVVIDRPDMVQDILSSPDCIQKPFMYDFFRLKKGLFGAPADVWRKHRKLLNTSFSPAVLKSFVPKLNAKADQFSRELNDKVSSECFDVHTLLARYTLVTISSTTLGADLSVEKREVLEEYSRNAIQMFTASFERIYKAWLHPEFLYQMTSAFKEEQARLKLFKQMSRKIINMRQAIQRSGKTKDDLPDSDPEDKQEFPKAKIFIERLEEIAADPGNAIDEDGFQQHIDTMMFGGNDTSAQALSNTLLTLGMYPDWQEKVYQEIMEVAPSGPISYEDLSKLTNMEMFLKETMRLLPITGLIARVPTKEVLAKDVTIPIGAIVLIPFLKIHRDKTIWGPDAEQFNPYNFLPERCAQRHPYAFIPFSQGPRNCIGMKYGWISMKILLCHVVRQYRIATDIKLRDIKLSLSLVMKLNTKHLIRLERRCAAT, encoded by the exons ATGATAGTGCTCGTGTTCATTGGGGTATTTGCCATCGTGTATTACTTCAACTTTCGACGATCGCGCAAACGGTTATACGAGCTAGCGGAACGAATACCAGGCCCATTCGACTATCCGCTGATTGGCAGTATATTGCTCACAATCGGCAAAGATCCGCTGGAGCTGGTAACCCATCTAATGGAGCTGATGCACCATCTACCATCACCGATGCGTGCCTGGCTAGGACCGTTCCTGTTGGTCGTTATCGATCGCCCGGATATGGTTCAGGACATTCTGAGCTCGCCCGATTGCATCCAGAAACCGTTCATGTACGACTTTTTCCGACTCAAGAAAGGTTTGTTCGGTGCACCGGCTGATGTGTGGCGAAAGCATCGGAAACTTCTCAACACGTCCTTTTCACCCGCCGTGCTGAAAAGTTTCGTGCCGAAGTTAAATGCAAAGGCGGACCAGTTTAGCCGCGAGCTGAACGACAAAGTATCGAGCGAATGCTTTGACGTGCACACGCTGCTGGCCCGTTACACTTTGGTAACCATCTCGTCCACCACGCTCGGTGCGGACCTAAGTGTCGAGAAGCGGGAAGTGTTGGAAGAGTATAGCAGAAACGCTATACA AATGTTTACGGCTAGCTTCGAACGTATCTACAAAGCCTGGTTGCATCCCGAGTTCCTATACCAAATGACTTCCGCGTTCAAGGAGGAACAGGCTCGattaaagctttttaaacAGATGTCACGCAAG ATCATAAACATGCGACAAGCCATTCAGCGGTCGGGCAAAACCAAAGACGATCTACCCGACTCCGACCCCGAAGACAAGCAGGAGTTCCCGAAGGCGAAAATTTTTATCGAACGGCTAGAGGAAATTGCCGCCGACCCAGGCAACGCCATCGATGAGGATGGGTTTCAGCAGCACATCGATACGATGATGTTCGGTGGCAACGATACGTCCGCGCAGGCCCTCTCAAACACACTGCTAACGCTGGGCATGTATCCCGACTGGCAGGAGAAAGTTTACCAAGAAATCATGGAAGTCGCACCCAGTGGACCCATTTCATACGAGGATCTCTCCAAGCTTACCAACATGGAAATGTTCCTGAAGGAAACGATGCGGCTCCTGCCCATCACGGGACTTATCGCACGTGTACCAACGAAGGAGGTCCTTGCGAAGGACGTGACCATTCCGATCGGTGCGATTGTGCTGATACCGTTTCTTAAAATTCATCGCGATAAAACTATCTGGGGACCGGACGCGGAACAGTTTAATCCCTACAACTTTCTTCCGGAACGGTGCGCTCAGCGACATCCTTACGCATTCATACCCTTCAGCCAAGGGCCGCGGAACTGCATCGGCATGAAGTATGGATGGATCTCAATGAAGATATTACTGTGCCATGTGGTGCGTCAGTATCGCATCGCTACCGATATTAAGCTGCGTGATATTAAGCTTTCACTGTCGCTGGTAATGAAgctaaacacaaaacacttgATCCGATTGGAACGCCGCTGTGCGGCCACATGA
- the LOC126558045 gene encoding uncharacterized protein LOC126558045 yields the protein MEAKENYIKTRIVTQVLNNHECFHGMEVVGCTLQTPKQLDGFMSTIHQLTLILRNKANGEDTTVPLLVKVMKGSERFRQQNLGHVLFPNEINIYANVLPRYDALLAAAGSSLKATDWCPRAYLSSMGQFPEYSDIFETFLVMENVAPKGFRNGPRLDLDEAHLTLMAEIVARYHACSYALRIQNPAALDELVQKIIPLNFLQDGKIFFESYDMIFRLAAERLFLYVDEFPEELDSERFKQHVHTLRTKYGPNQSLLMQQMLERDPTYSVILHGDYNRNNVLFRYANEVPVEILMIDFQENRYGSPALDLSFFMYMNMTPELRERFWDELLHRYHNQLIRTLCEILHCTETDHRLEPYSETNFKKHFARFALYGAMVALNFIPSMMSSEEECAELNSYFEQDVHCEGFRRCTLTVGGNEVNRRITAVMRHASQMGYMDVM from the exons ATGGAAGCGAAAGAGAACTACATTAAAACGCGTATCGTTACGCAAGTGCTGAACAATCACGAATGTTTCCATGGGATGGAAGTCGTTGGCTGTACATTGCAAACCCCCAAGCAGCTGGACGGTTTTATGTCCACCATTCACCAATTGACGTTGATTTTGCGCAACAAAGCGAACGG GGAAGATACAACCGTACCGTTGCTGGTGAAGGTGATGAAGGGTAGTGAACGGTTCCGCCAGCAAAATCTCGGCCATGTACTGTTCCCGAACGAGATCAACATCTACGCTAATGTGCTACCTCGTTACGATGCTTTACTTGCTGCCGCTGGCTCCTCACTGAAGGCGACGGATTGGTGTCCCCGTGCGTACCTTAGCTCGATGGGACAGTTTCCCGAGTATAGTGACATTTTCGAAACGTTCCTCGTGATGGAAAATGTCGCACCGAAAGGATTTCGGAATGGCCCGCGGCTAGATCTGGACGAGGCGCATCTTACCCTAATGGCGGAGATCGTAGCACGGTACCACGCTTGTTCGTACGCGCTGCGCATACAAAATCCTGCCGCATTGGATGAGCTTGTGCAGAAGATCATTCCACTGAATTTCCTGCAggatgggaaaatatttttcgaaaGCTACGACATGATCTTCCGGCTGGCAGCGGAGCGCCTTTTCCTGTACGTGGACGAGTTCCCGGAGGAGCTCGATAGCGAACGGTTCAAGCAACACGTGCACACGCTTCGCACAAAATACGGACCAAATCAATCGCTGCTCATGCAGCAGATGCTCGAACGTGATCCGACCTACTCGGTTATCCTGCACGGTGACTACAATCGTAACAATGTGCTGTTTCGCTACGCCAATGAGGTTCCGGTCGAAATACTGATGATCGATTTCCAAGAGAACCGGTACGGATCGCCAGCCCTGGATCTGTCGTTCTTCATGTACATGAACATGACGCCCGAACTGAGGGAACGATTTTGGGACGAACTGTTGCACCGGTACCACAACCAGTTGATTCGGACGCTGTGTGAGATATTACACTGTACGGAAACGGATCACCGCCTGGAACCGTACAGTGAGACAAACTTTAAGAAGCACTTTGCACGGTTTGCGCTGTACGGTGCGATGGTAGCGCTTAATTTTATTCCCTCCATGATGAGCAGTGAGGAGGAATGTGCAGAACTGAACAGCTACTTTGAGCAGGACGTGCACTGCGAAGGATTCCGGCGGTGTACGTTGACGGTTGGCGGGAACGAGGTAAATCGCCGAATTACAGCAGTCATGCGACACGCGAGCCAAATGGGATATATGGATGTGATGTAA
- the LOC126558059 gene encoding uncharacterized protein LOC126558059 translates to MNDTSQKEAYVRDVLIPGMVARGQLSFTDHLPEGVTVQLKSVDVKPLVTNGFMLTIPFVVTVVLEQNPQHGEDTKPETLHLIVKITPDCNEEMYASCQFETLFENEMVAYTEIIPSLGKAERYPRYHHCERKPMEAVMVMSDFSFSGWKMAPMVVNLPLDYIMLAVTELGRFHGECYGMKEARRPQFDSIIAKFKESRFAADISDLTWKAVMTVAPKRAIKSLRESRFQGLVPDAYLEKLAHLYADPWEHAKRKVLPREPLAVICHGDYLRNNMAFRYEDAKDPDRPTQVMMFDFQTLRYASPMIDYTVFLANSTGYAEREHHFETIFQTYHRELVQTVARIVGVSDPTELPPYFSYDSFHRELAEYYSYGFNIASSFLMILHEPMEISFTENILTEEESVADAWTRGGEPLNRELAAMVYEMYQLHQKYGLDPV, encoded by the exons ATGAATGATACAAGCCAGAAGGAGGCTTACGTTCGGGACGTGCTGATACCGGGCATGGTGGCACGCGGACAACTTTCATTCACCGACCATCTTCCCGAGGGCGTTACAGTGCAGCTCAAATCTGTCGATGTTAAGCCGCTCGTCACGAACGGATTCATGCTGACGATACCGTTCGTGGTGACCGTCGTGCTGGAGCAGAACCCTCAGCACGGGGAAGATACCAAACCGGAAACACTTCATCTGATAGTGAAG ATAACGCCCGACTGCAACGAGGAAATGTACGCGAGCTGTCAATTTGAGACACTTTTCGAGAATGAAATGGTCGCTTACACGGAAATCATACCCAGTCTCGGGAAAGCAGAGCGGTATCCAAG GTACCATCACTGCGAGCGGAAACCAATGGAAGCAGTAATGGTAATGagtgatttttccttttccggtTGGAAAATGGCACCGATGGTTGTCAACCTGCCGCTAGATTACATTATGCTCGCAG TAACGGAGCTGGGCCGCTTCCATGGTGAATGTTACGGCATGAAGGAGGCACGCCGGCCACAGTTTGACAGCATCATTGCGAAGTTTAAGGAATCTCGCTTTGCCGCCGACATATCGGACCTAACGTGGAAGGCGGTCATGACCGTTGCACCGAAGCGTGCGATCAAATCCCTCCGGGAGAGCCGGTTCCAGGGGCTGGTGCCGGACGCGTACCTGGAAAAGCTGGCCCACCTGTACGCGGATCCGTGGGAGCACGCGAAACGGAAGGTGCTGCCAAGGGAACCGCTGGCCGTCATTTGCCATGGTGATTACCTGCGCAACAACATGGCGTTCCGGTATGAAGATGCGAAG gatCCCGACAGACCCACGCAAGTGATGATGTTTGACTTTCAAACCCTACGCTACGCATCACCGATGATCGATTATACCGTCTTCCTTGCCAATTCAACCGGGTACGCCGAACGGGAGCACCATTTCGAGACCATTTTCCAAACCTATCACCGTGAGCTGGTACAAACGGTAGCGAGAATCGTCGGCGTGTCGGATCCGACCGAACTGCCACCGTACTTCAG CTACGACTCGTTTCATCGCGAGCTGGCCGAATACTATTCGTACGGCTTTAACATTGCGTCCTCGTTCCTGATGATACTGCACGAACCGATGGAGATATCGTTCACCGAGAACATCCTCACCGAGGAAGAGTCCGTGGCGGACGCGTGGACGCGGGGCGGTGAACCACTTAACCGGGAGCTGGCGGCGATGGTATACGAAATGTATCAGCTGCATCAAAAGTATGGGCTTGATCCGGTGTGA